A single window of Cytophagia bacterium CHB2 DNA harbors:
- a CDS encoding glycosyltransferase family 2 protein — protein MNIVRAQKIENDPSATAHKRYKPLVSVIVPAFNEAEIITQNLTRLCAYLQSLEQDYRWELLVINDGSRDATGEMAEAFARARENVRVLHHESNLNLGQALRTGFHQCRGDYVVTMDVDLSYSPDHIARMLQKLREHKCDVVLASPYMAGGQCSNVPREREILSRQANRYLSRMAPGNLATLTGMVRAYEGRFVRALQLKSTGMEINTEIIYKAQILNARIAEIPGHLNWEAQEPGGARRVSHMKILRHLGRCLFSGFVFKPAFALMLPALFAGVIACCAFGRILFETIAQYQAGFASAGFGMMQLWAAFRAAFQHEPHTFWIGSIGGLAALQFFSFSLMALQNKYYFEELFFSTHELIKDMP, from the coding sequence ATGAACATCGTCAGAGCGCAAAAAATTGAAAATGACCCCAGCGCGACGGCGCATAAGAGATACAAACCTTTGGTTTCAGTCATCGTCCCGGCCTTCAATGAGGCGGAGATTATCACACAAAACCTTACCAGACTTTGTGCATATCTGCAATCGCTGGAACAGGACTATCGTTGGGAACTCCTTGTGATCAACGACGGCAGCAGGGATGCCACCGGTGAGATGGCGGAAGCATTTGCCCGCGCCAGGGAAAATGTGCGCGTGCTGCACCATGAAAGCAATCTCAACCTCGGCCAGGCGCTGCGCACAGGCTTTCATCAGTGTCGGGGTGATTATGTCGTCACGATGGATGTGGATTTAAGCTATTCTCCCGATCACATCGCGCGGATGTTGCAGAAGTTGCGAGAGCACAAGTGCGATGTCGTCCTTGCTTCTCCCTACATGGCGGGCGGACAATGCTCGAATGTGCCGCGTGAAAGGGAAATCCTAAGCCGTCAGGCCAATCGCTACTTGTCGCGCATGGCTCCCGGCAACCTTGCCACGCTTACCGGCATGGTGCGCGCTTATGAAGGCAGATTTGTGCGCGCGCTGCAGTTGAAATCCACGGGCATGGAGATCAATACCGAGATCATTTACAAAGCGCAAATTTTGAACGCCCGCATTGCCGAAATTCCCGGGCATCTGAATTGGGAAGCGCAAGAGCCCGGCGGCGCGCGGCGGGTCTCGCATATGAAAATTCTACGCCATCTCGGCCGCTGCCTGTTCTCCGGGTTTGTTTTCAAACCGGCGTTCGCTTTAATGCTTCCCGCTCTGTTCGCCGGCGTGATTGCGTGTTGTGCGTTCGGAAGAATTTTATTCGAGACCATCGCGCAATATCAGGCTGGTTTCGCCTCGGCGGGATTTGGGATGATGCAATTGTGGGCCGCATTCCGTGCGGCATTTCAGCATGAGCCGCACACGTTTTGGATCGGCAGCATCGGCGGGCTGGCCGCCCTGCAATTCTTCAGCTTTAGTTTAATGGCCCTGCAAAACAAGTATTA